In Corynebacterium nuruki S6-4, the following proteins share a genomic window:
- a CDS encoding UvrD-helicase domain-containing protein, giving the protein MTTTATPHTTTGTTGTRWTVIKASAGSGKTYRLTELLTDRLSRTDTGAPDGAALRPSQIIATTFTRAAAAELTDRIRDGLVDRGLLSQAAALPTALIGTVNSVTGRILTDFALDAGRSPDLQILTEQSEKTAFTLATDQVIAEAEEAHRELLARTGYDGDGDRGFYATAVNWADTIRAVTGYARANNISADRLPDFAETSIAELTAVLDDQSQAAEPLDTRALLAGAARSLPETLAAEEEPATAKRRPIHDRLDALRAFGRRVDREYRTLSWPTWLKVAEGKIPGVKGSKPIKRISETYGAVVTAEEILADPALRADLADLTRLVFTTAADCLTAYADYKDALGLIDFTDQEQLTLRLLRGEGVDATTAAAVRETLAARYRILVVDEFQDTSPLQLALFTELAQLVEEVIWVGDPKQSIYGFRGSDPALMDEAVRTVTTGVGDGGLGGTAETLRFSYRTRQAPLDLSNRLFGRLFADPESGSTDDVVLTVPAVRAADYAADGDLADGETLTWPHEEGKATKATWYDRIAEGLAGCGAEPVEAGRVPARAVLVRNNTHAAELRATLRDHGIACSGAGVPLSDTREGQLTAAAVAWLLDDRDTQALVELVCLLPDHAAHHTWFDELTTADPDTRRNVVDGWAGDPVLAPLAALRHRLPELAVPELTAGIVDALDLRGRVAATADPVTRTGSVLGVLQAAADYTAEQESAGLPATATGFHAHLVDEETVTSPVPEPGAVEIQTVHRAKGLEWDTVVVALPDARERFTPAGVWVQSDRALSMTDPLAGRQIRFWPETLLAHSGVKEALSATGVQAARRRADLLEEQRLLYVAMTRSKFRTVLAPYSSVGSWQALTEAGVDAEELADLIRDSARLPQSPVLVSDAPTVSPAAVLDRARTEPPVDDDIVPATFAPSGAVADEDLAAGARVSVRADLGAPLVTGGGEEWNKVGDCIHSYLAAPLGALSADQRITVATRLVTRWGVGDRVTPEQVVACGDRWSDYVTGTLGATAVASEVPFTWTNRNDQRAQGWLDQLLTVPGNDGGGGTGDTRAAADRRIIVDHKTYPGTDPVGHVIANYLGQMAVYRDALTAIDGVAPAAVLIHLPLLGTVLAVELP; this is encoded by the coding sequence ATGACCACCACTGCCACACCCCACACGACCACCGGAACCACCGGCACCCGGTGGACCGTCATCAAGGCCTCCGCCGGATCCGGCAAGACCTACCGGCTCACCGAGCTGCTCACCGACCGGCTCAGCCGCACCGACACCGGCGCCCCCGACGGCGCTGCACTGCGCCCGTCGCAGATCATCGCGACGACCTTCACCCGCGCCGCCGCCGCCGAGCTCACCGACCGGATCCGCGACGGGCTCGTCGACCGGGGCCTGCTCAGCCAGGCCGCCGCCCTGCCCACCGCCCTGATCGGCACCGTGAACTCGGTGACCGGACGGATCCTCACCGACTTCGCGCTGGACGCCGGCCGCTCCCCCGACCTGCAGATCCTCACCGAACAGTCGGAGAAGACCGCGTTCACCCTGGCCACCGACCAGGTCATCGCCGAGGCCGAGGAGGCCCACCGAGAACTGCTCGCCCGCACCGGCTACGACGGCGACGGCGACCGGGGCTTCTACGCCACCGCCGTGAACTGGGCGGACACGATCCGCGCCGTGACCGGGTACGCCCGCGCCAACAACATCTCCGCCGACCGGTTGCCCGACTTCGCCGAGACCAGCATCGCCGAACTCACCGCGGTCCTCGACGACCAGTCGCAGGCGGCCGAACCGCTCGACACCCGCGCCCTGCTCGCCGGGGCGGCCCGCAGCCTGCCGGAGACCCTCGCCGCCGAGGAGGAACCGGCGACCGCCAAGCGCCGCCCCATCCACGACCGGCTCGACGCGCTCCGGGCCTTCGGCCGGCGGGTCGACCGGGAGTACCGCACCCTGTCCTGGCCGACATGGCTGAAGGTCGCCGAGGGGAAGATCCCCGGGGTGAAAGGCTCGAAGCCGATCAAGCGGATCAGCGAGACCTACGGTGCCGTCGTCACCGCCGAGGAGATCCTCGCCGACCCGGCGCTGCGCGCCGACCTCGCCGACCTGACCCGGCTCGTGTTCACCACCGCCGCCGACTGCCTCACCGCCTACGCCGACTACAAGGACGCGCTCGGGCTCATCGACTTCACCGACCAGGAGCAGCTCACCCTCCGGCTGCTGCGTGGGGAGGGAGTGGACGCCACCACCGCGGCCGCCGTGCGGGAGACCCTCGCCGCCCGCTACCGCATCCTCGTCGTCGACGAGTTCCAGGACACCAGCCCACTGCAGCTCGCCCTGTTCACCGAGCTGGCGCAGCTGGTCGAGGAGGTGATCTGGGTCGGCGACCCGAAGCAGTCCATCTACGGCTTCCGTGGGTCGGACCCCGCCCTGATGGATGAGGCGGTGCGCACCGTCACCACCGGGGTCGGCGACGGTGGTCTCGGCGGTACCGCGGAGACCCTGCGGTTCTCCTACCGGACCCGGCAGGCCCCGCTGGACCTGTCGAACCGGCTGTTCGGCCGCCTGTTCGCCGATCCGGAGTCCGGGTCCACCGATGATGTCGTCCTCACGGTCCCGGCGGTCCGCGCCGCCGACTACGCCGCCGACGGCGACCTGGCCGACGGGGAGACCCTCACCTGGCCACATGAGGAGGGTAAGGCGACGAAGGCCACCTGGTACGACCGGATCGCCGAGGGTCTCGCCGGGTGCGGCGCCGAACCGGTCGAGGCAGGCCGGGTCCCCGCCCGCGCCGTACTGGTTCGCAACAACACCCATGCCGCGGAACTGCGCGCCACACTGCGGGACCACGGCATCGCCTGTTCGGGGGCCGGCGTCCCGCTGTCGGACACCCGCGAAGGGCAGCTCACCGCGGCCGCCGTCGCCTGGCTCCTCGACGACCGGGACACCCAGGCGCTCGTGGAGCTGGTCTGCCTGCTGCCCGACCACGCCGCCCACCACACGTGGTTCGACGAACTCACCACCGCCGACCCGGACACCCGGCGCAATGTCGTCGACGGGTGGGCCGGCGACCCCGTCCTCGCCCCGCTCGCCGCGCTGCGCCACCGGCTCCCCGAGCTGGCCGTCCCCGAGCTGACCGCCGGCATCGTCGACGCGCTGGACCTGCGTGGCCGGGTCGCCGCGACGGCGGACCCTGTCACCCGCACCGGCAGTGTGCTCGGTGTGCTGCAGGCCGCGGCCGACTACACCGCGGAGCAGGAGTCCGCGGGTCTGCCCGCCACCGCCACCGGCTTCCACGCCCACCTCGTCGACGAAGAGACGGTGACCAGTCCGGTCCCGGAGCCGGGGGCGGTGGAGATCCAGACCGTGCACCGGGCCAAGGGACTGGAGTGGGACACGGTCGTCGTCGCACTGCCGGACGCCCGGGAACGCTTCACCCCGGCCGGGGTGTGGGTGCAGTCCGACCGGGCACTGTCGATGACTGATCCGCTGGCCGGCCGGCAGATCCGGTTCTGGCCGGAGACCCTGCTGGCCCACTCCGGGGTGAAGGAGGCGTTGTCGGCGACCGGGGTCCAGGCCGCCCGGCGCCGCGCCGACCTGCTGGAGGAGCAGCGGCTGCTGTACGTGGCCATGACCCGGTCGAAGTTCCGGACGGTGCTCGCCCCGTACTCCTCGGTCGGCTCCTGGCAGGCACTCACCGAGGCCGGGGTGGACGCGGAGGAGCTGGCGGACCTGATCCGGGATTCCGCCCGGCTACCGCAGTCCCCCGTCCTGGTGTCCGACGCACCGACGGTCTCCCCCGCCGCCGTGCTGGACCGGGCCCGGACCGAACCGCCGGTCGATGACGACATCGTCCCCGCCACCTTCGCCCCCAGCGGGGCGGTCGCCGACGAGGATCTGGCCGCCGGGGCCCGGGTGAGTGTCCGGGCCGACCTCGGTGCGCCACTGGTCACCGGTGGTGGGGAGGAGTGGAACAAGGTCGGTGACTGTATCCACTCCTATCTCGCCGCGCCATTGGGGGCGCTGTCCGCTGATCAACGGATCACTGTCGCCACCCGGCTGGTCACCCGGTGGGGTGTCGGCGACAGGGTCACCCCGGAGCAGGTCGTGGCCTGCGGGGACCGGTGGTCGGACTACGTCACCGGGACACTCGGTGCGACCGCGGTGGCCTCGGAGGTCCCGTTCACCTGGACCAACCGGAACGATCAGCGGGCACAGGGCTGGCTGGATCAGCTGCTCACCGTGCCCGGGAACGACGGAGGCGGCGGCACCGGAGACACCCGGGCCGCCGCTGACCGGCGGATCATCGTCGACCACAAGACCTACCCGGGCACTGACCCGGTCGGCCACGTGATCGCGAACTACCTCGGGCAGATGGCGGTGTACCGGGACGCCCTCACCGCCATCGACGGGGTGGCGCCGGCGGCGGTGCTCATCCACCTGCCGCTGCTCGGCACGGTGCTGGCGGTGGAGCTGCCCTGA
- a CDS encoding flavin-containing monooxygenase, which translates to MTAVTVPGIDEAQVALNAKVLDWLDSFETALNTPDAAASAAAATDLFEKTGFWRDLLVFTWNLHTAEGAENITDLVATNHDRAAVTDVELSADAVDEGDGVTRGQFTFTTPVFKARGIVRLRDADAGGEDGKAWTLLTSARELVARPEPKGKNRPKGAEHGPVTDPRNWADKRAERRESLGYSEQPYVLIIGGGQGGIALGARLKAQGVPALIVEKSERPGDQWRGRYHSLSLHDPVWYDHMPYLPFPPTWPVFTPKDKMGDWLEHYTGIMDLDYWTHTTCERASYDEATGTWEVIVDRDGEQVELHPTQLVLATGMSGVPNRPEFPGQQDFRGEIRHSSEHPGGEGDKGRRVVVLGANNSAHDICKDLHDNGAHPIMIQRSSTHIVNSHEFIKHVTSPLFSEEAVESGIDTDTADLLFASWPYKLLPIGQKQAFDAVRAEDADFYKSLEDAGFLLDFGEDESGLFLKYLRRGSGYYINVGASELVADGSIELHSGVGIDHYTEDGVVLTDGTELQADVVVLATGYGSMNGWAEMLISPEVADKVGKCWGLGSDTAKDPGPWEGELRNMWKPTQQENLWFMGGNLHQGRHYSRYLALQLAARHEGLDTPVYKLAPVYHEK; encoded by the coding sequence ATGACCGCAGTGACCGTACCCGGTATCGACGAAGCGCAGGTCGCGCTCAACGCCAAGGTCCTCGACTGGCTCGACAGCTTCGAGACCGCCCTGAACACCCCGGACGCCGCCGCCTCGGCCGCCGCGGCCACCGACCTGTTCGAGAAGACGGGCTTCTGGCGTGACCTGCTGGTCTTCACCTGGAACCTGCACACCGCCGAAGGCGCGGAGAACATCACCGACCTCGTCGCCACCAACCACGACCGGGCCGCCGTCACCGACGTCGAGCTCTCCGCCGACGCGGTCGACGAGGGCGACGGCGTGACCCGTGGCCAGTTCACCTTCACCACCCCCGTGTTCAAGGCCCGCGGCATCGTCCGGCTGCGCGACGCCGACGCCGGCGGGGAGGACGGCAAGGCCTGGACGCTGCTCACGTCGGCCCGCGAACTCGTCGCCCGCCCCGAGCCCAAGGGCAAGAACCGGCCCAAGGGTGCCGAGCACGGCCCGGTCACCGACCCGCGCAACTGGGCCGACAAGCGCGCCGAGCGCCGGGAGAGCCTCGGCTACTCCGAGCAGCCCTACGTGCTCATCATCGGCGGCGGCCAGGGCGGCATCGCCCTCGGCGCCCGGCTGAAGGCACAGGGTGTGCCCGCACTCATCGTCGAGAAGTCCGAGCGCCCCGGTGACCAGTGGCGCGGCCGCTACCACTCGCTGAGCCTCCACGACCCGGTCTGGTACGACCACATGCCCTACCTGCCCTTCCCGCCGACCTGGCCGGTCTTCACCCCGAAGGACAAGATGGGGGACTGGCTGGAGCACTACACCGGCATCATGGACCTCGACTACTGGACACACACGACCTGCGAACGGGCGTCCTACGACGAGGCCACCGGCACCTGGGAGGTCATCGTCGACCGCGACGGCGAACAGGTCGAACTCCACCCCACCCAGCTCGTCCTCGCCACCGGCATGTCGGGCGTGCCCAACCGCCCCGAGTTCCCCGGCCAGCAGGACTTCCGCGGCGAGATCCGCCACTCCTCTGAGCACCCCGGCGGCGAAGGTGACAAGGGACGCCGCGTGGTCGTCCTCGGCGCGAACAACTCCGCCCACGACATCTGCAAGGACCTGCACGACAACGGCGCGCACCCGATCATGATCCAGCGGTCGTCGACCCACATCGTCAACTCCCACGAGTTCATCAAGCACGTCACCTCGCCACTGTTCTCCGAGGAGGCGGTCGAGTCCGGCATCGACACCGACACCGCCGACCTGCTGTTCGCCTCCTGGCCCTACAAGCTGCTGCCCATCGGACAGAAGCAGGCCTTCGACGCGGTCCGCGCCGAGGACGCCGACTTCTACAAGTCGCTGGAGGACGCCGGTTTCCTGCTGGACTTCGGTGAGGACGAGTCCGGCCTGTTCCTGAAGTACCTGCGGCGCGGGTCGGGCTACTACATCAACGTCGGGGCGTCCGAACTCGTCGCCGACGGGTCGATCGAACTGCACAGCGGGGTGGGCATCGACCACTACACCGAGGACGGGGTGGTGCTCACCGACGGCACCGAACTGCAGGCCGACGTGGTCGTGCTCGCCACCGGCTACGGGTCGATGAACGGGTGGGCGGAGATGCTCATCAGTCCCGAGGTCGCCGACAAGGTCGGCAAGTGCTGGGGCCTGGGTTCTGACACGGCCAAGGACCCCGGCCCGTGGGAGGGCGAACTGCGCAACATGTGGAAGCCCACCCAGCAGGAGAATCTGTGGTTCATGGGCGGCAACCTGCACCAGGGACGCCACTACTCCCGCTACCTGGCGCTGCAGCTCGCCGCCCGGCACGAGGGACTGGACACCCCGGTCTACAAGCTGGCGCCGGTGTACCACGAGAAGTAG